The DNA segment AAGCCGAGACCGCCGGGCACCCAGGGCGACCCGGGCGCAATCGGCGGCAGGAGCGAGATCTTGTTCCCGACGGCGGCGAAGCCCTCGAGGAACGTGTCGGCGAGCGGGCCGATCGAGCCGAAGTGGTAGCTCCCGCGCAGCATGTCGAGCGGCAGGCGTCGCTCGTCGAGCGGTAAAAAGAAGCCGCCGAAGCTGTTGTCGAGCGGGTTGATGTTGTCGAGAAGCCGGAAGTTGTCGGTCTCGCCCCACGCGAGGATCTGACGGCCGATGCGGATGTCGACGGGCCCCTTGCCGAGGTCCAGGTAGCCGAGGAAGAAGCGGTGTCGCTGGCGGGCGACGCTCCTCAGGAGGGCGATCCGCCGGTGGATCAACGCGTCCGGGAGGACGGGCGTCAAGAGCGGCGGCGCGTTCGGGAGCCGGATGAGCGGGAGGTCGAGCCGCACCGCCTTGGTGACCGGGAACTGGTCGCTCCACTCGCGCGGCCCGTAGTCGTAGATGCCCTCGCCCTCGCCGCGGTACTGGAGGCTGTACTTGAGGGTGTCGGGATCGAGCCAGCCGAACGCCCGGGCGACGCCGGTGCCCGTGGTGGCGAAGCGCTTGATGTCGTGGTCGAGCTTCAGCTCGAGGAAGTAGCGGTGCTGGCGGACGTGGCCCGCCGCGGAGCGCGGGAAGGAGAGGGGGTCGTCCGAGCCCCCCTCCTTCTCGGTACCGATCCGGACGTCGGTGTAGGCTCGCATGAGGAGCCGCATCTCGCCGCGGTCGTCGAGGGAGATGGCTCGTGCCATGGGGGCCGGGAGAGTGAGGAGGGTGGCGCCCGCCCAGGCCGAGACCCGGAGTCGCCGCCGCACGGTCGCTGTCTTCGCCATCGACCCTCCGGTTCGCCCGGCCCGGCTGGCCTGCGCCCGATGCTGCGTGAAAGGCGGCGGCTTTATAAGAAAGCCCCGAGAAGGGTGTCAAGGCAGGGTGGGCGCGGGGCCTAGCGGGGGCTCCGGCGCCGGTACTCCGCGAGCCCGGCCAGGCCATCGGGGCAGAAGGGCTCGCGGGTGGCGCGCCGGTCGATCTCCTCGAGCGTCACGAACTCGCCGCGCACGATCTCCTCGGGCTGCAGGCGAAACGGGCCCTCGTGGACCAGGCGGTACACCATCCCGTGCACGACGGTGTGCGCGTCGGCGTAGCGCAGCGGGAAGAGCGGCTCGAGCGCTCGCTCGACGCCCAGCTCCTCCGCAACCTCACGCCGCGCGCCCGCTGCGAACGACTCGCCGGCGGCGAGCACGCCCCCGACCGCCACGTCCCAGTGTCCGGGGTAGACGTCCTTGGTGAGCGTGCGCTGGTGGATGAAGAGCTCCCCGCGGCGGTTGAAGACGAGCACGTAGGACGTCCGGTGCGGCAGCCGCCGGGTGCGCATCTCCCGCCGGGTGACGACGCCGACGGGTCGGCCCGCCTCGTCGACCACGTCGACCAGCTCGGCGTCGGCCTCCGTCACGACGCGTCGTCGAAGCACCCGCCGACCGCGGCCAGCTCTTCCGGCGTGTTGACGTTGGTCAGGCTCCGCGCCGCGCCGCGCACCGCGCGCATCTCCGCTTCGCTCACGTAGTCGACGCGCAAAGACCGGAGCACGTCGCGCACCGCGTTGCGCCCCGCGCGGAGGCTCGCCTCGATGTCGGGCAGCGCACTGGCGGCGTACACGGCGTGCAGCGGCTCGATGTCGCCCTCCCAGCAGGGGACGACGGCGTCGGCGCGGCCGACACGCGCGAGCAGGAAGCGGATCACGTCCGGGTCGAGACCGGGCATGTCGCAGGCCGCGACGAAGACGTGCGGGTAACGGCTGGCGAGGAGGGCGGCGTGGATTCCCGCCAGGGGTCCGCTCCCGGGGAAGCGGTCGGCCACCGTCTCGACGCCGAGACCCTGGAAGCGCTCCGGGCGGTTCGTCGAGATCAGTACCTGCGGGAAGAGCTCCCGAAAAACGCGGACCGCGCGCACGGCGATCGGCTCCCCGTCGACCGCCGCGAACGCCTTGTCGCGCCCGCCCATCCGCGAGGCGCGCCCGCCGGCCAGGACGACGCCCGCCACGGGTGTCCGCGGGGCGATCATGGTGGCCATTCCAATACCCCCGGCCCGTTCACTGTCAACCAACTTGACAGCGCGGGCCAGGGGCGCGACATTCAACGGCTTCCGGGATGCAGCCGATCGCCGACGCTCTCGACGCGGCGGCCGAGTGTGTCAGCCGCGCGCGCTACGTCGTCGCGCTCACCGGCGCGGGCCTGTCCGTCGAGAGCGGCATCCCGCCGTTTCGCGGGCCGGGTGGCCTCTGGACCAGGCACGGCGAGCCTCCGATGGACGGGTACCAGCGCTTCCTGCGCGATCCGCGCGCGGCGTGGGAGGAGCGGCTGAGCCCGTCGGGACCCATGCGGGAGCTGTGGCAGGCCCTCGCCGAGGCGCGCCCGAACCCCGGCCATCTGGCCCTCGTCGAGCTCGAGGAGCTCGGCGTCCTGAAGGCGACGATCACCCAGAACGTCGACAACCTCCACGGGCTGGCCGGCAGCCGCCGCCTGCTCGAGATCCACGGCAACGCGACGCTCGTGCGCTGCATCGAGTGCGTCGCCCGCTTCCGTCGCGACGCGATCGACTTCGCCGAGCTCCCACCGCGCTGCCCGCATTGCGGCGGCATCCTCAAGAGCGACACGGTGTCGTTCGGCGAGCCCATTCCCCCCGACGTGCTCGAGGGCTGCTTCGAGGAGGCGGAGCGCGCCGATTGCATGATCGTCGCGGGCACGTCCGCCACGGTCTACCCGGCGGCCCAGTTTCCCGTCTCCATCCACCAGCGCGGCGGCGACCTCGTGGAGGTGAACCCCTACGAGTCGGAGATCACGCAGCTCTGCCGCCATGCCTTGCACGGCGCCGCGGGCGAGGTCCTGCCGCTGCTCGTCGAGCGTGTCCGCCAGCGGGTGTAGGGTCAGGGCGGGGGAAAGCCGACCAGCGCGGTGGCGCGCCCGCGGGCGTCGAAGCTGATGCTGCGGCCGTAGCCGTAGTACCACGTCGTCCAGCCGCCGCCCGACGACTCCACGAAGCTCGGGTCGCCGATCAGGCGCTGGACCTCGTTGCGCGACATGCCGCGCTTCACGGTGCGCAGCGCCTCGTAGGCCGGGCGCGGCTGCGGCTCGCCGTAGCTCGCCGGCGGCGGCGGCGGTGGGGCCTGGCTCGCCTGCGCCAGGGCGAGCGCCGTCTCGCGCTGCTCGAGCTGCGCGAGCACGGCCTCCATGCGATCCTCTGCGGCGGCCATACGCTCGGTGACGTCCGCGAGGCGATCGAGCACCGTCGCGAGACGCTCGAGCGTCTCGGCCTCCGCCTGGGCCCGCCGCGTCTCCTTCTCCTGGCGGTCGCGGCGGCGCTCGCCGGCCGTCAGCGTGACGTCGGACGGCGAGTGGAGGACGATCTCGGGCTTGCGCTCGTTCTCGACCACCTTGCCCCGGATCCGCACCTGCTTGCCGCTGTAGAGCTGCTCCAGCTTCTCGGGCGGGAGGTCCTTGAAGCTCTCCGCCTGGACCACGGCGGTGAAGCGGCTGAGCGTCGGGTCGAAGGCGAGGAGGCAGGAGAGCTGCGAGCAGCGCACGCCGAGGATCCGGCCCTCGACCACCACCTCCTCGCCCACGTGCTTCTCGGCCTCGTCCCACGGAATGACGGTCTCGGCCGAGGCGACGGTGATCGTCCCGACGATCGACAGTGCGCATCCCAGCCAGAACAGCCGCGCACGCCGCTTGACCCGGCCGAAGCGCATTCTGTAAACACCGCCGTTACACCGACGCGGCCTCTAAGTCCAACCCGTTCCTCCCGCGATGCCCCAGCACGCCGGCCCGGTCCCCGTCCCGACGCCCGAGACGCGACCCTACTGGGAAGCCGCCCGTCGGCACGCGCTCGAGCTGCCGCGCTGTTGCACCTGCGGGCACTGCTTCTTCTATCCGCGCGCCGCATGCCCCCGCTGCCTCTCCGGCGACCTCGAGTGGGTGCGGGCGAGCGGGCGGGGCACGCTGCACACCTTCACCGTCGTCCACCGCGGCCTGCGCGACTTCCCGCTCGGGACGCCGTACGTCATCGCGATCGTCGAGCTCGCGGAGGGGCCCCGTCTCATGACCAACCTGGTGGGCGTCGAGCCCGATCCGGCGTGCCTGCGGATCGGCATGCCGGTCGAGGTCGTGTTCGACGACGTGTCTCCCGAGGTGGCGCTGCCGCGCTTCCGGCCCGCTCCCGCATGACGGCCAAGGGGCGCGGCATGCGCGGCCGCGTCGCCATCGTCGGCGTCGCGGAGTCGGACGAGATGGGGAAGCTGCCGCACAAGTCGGCATTCGCGCTGCACGCCGAGGCCGCGCGGAACGCGCTCGCCGACGCCGGCCTCCGCAAGGACGACGTCGACGCGGTGTTCACGGCCGGGCTCTGGATGGCCTCGGAGGCCGCCGAGTACATGGGCCTCAGACCGCGCTACGTCGACGGCACGCAGATCGGCGGCTGCTCGTTCATCGCGCATGTCGAGCACGCGATGGCGGCCATCGCGGCCGGCATCTGCGAGGTGGCGCTCATCACGCACGGCGAGAGCGGCGCATCGCGCGTCGCCATGCCGGGCACGCGGTTCGGCCCCGATTCGGTCCGGCTCCAGTTCGAGGCGCCCTTCGGGCTGGCCGGCCCGCCCACGGGCTACGCGCTCGCCGCGGCCCGCCACATGCACGAGTTCGGCACGGCGAGCGAGCAGCTCGCCGAGGTGGCCGTCGCGACCCGCAAGTGGGCGGCCTTGAACCCGCGCGCGCTCATGCACGACCCGTTGACGGTGGAGGACGTGCTCGCCTCGCGCATGATCTCGTGGCCGCTCCACCTCCTCGACTGCTGCCTCGTCACCGACGCCGGCGGCGCCGTCGTGGTCACGTCGGCCGAGCGGGC comes from the Deltaproteobacteria bacterium genome and includes:
- a CDS encoding NUDIX domain-containing protein, translating into MTEADAELVDVVDEAGRPVGVVTRREMRTRRLPHRTSYVLVFNRRGELFIHQRTLTKDVYPGHWDVAVGGVLAAGESFAAGARREVAEELGVERALEPLFPLRYADAHTVVHGMVYRLVHEGPFRLQPEEIVRGEFVTLEEIDRRATREPFCPDGLAGLAEYRRRSPR
- a CDS encoding outer membrane protein assembly factor BamE, with product MRFGRVKRRARLFWLGCALSIVGTITVASAETVIPWDEAEKHVGEEVVVEGRILGVRCSQLSCLLAFDPTLSRFTAVVQAESFKDLPPEKLEQLYSGKQVRIRGKVVENERKPEIVLHSPSDVTLTAGERRRDRQEKETRRAQAEAETLERLATVLDRLADVTERMAAAEDRMEAVLAQLEQRETALALAQASQAPPPPPPASYGEPQPRPAYEALRTVKRGMSRNEVQRLIGDPSFVESSGGGWTTWYYGYGRSISFDARGRATALVGFPPP
- a CDS encoding molybdenum cofactor guanylyltransferase encodes the protein MATMIAPRTPVAGVVLAGGRASRMGGRDKAFAAVDGEPIAVRAVRVFRELFPQVLISTNRPERFQGLGVETVADRFPGSGPLAGIHAALLASRYPHVFVAACDMPGLDPDVIRFLLARVGRADAVVPCWEGDIEPLHAVYAASALPDIEASLRAGRNAVRDVLRSLRVDYVSEAEMRAVRGAARSLTNVNTPEELAAVGGCFDDAS
- a CDS encoding thiolase; amino-acid sequence: MRGRVAIVGVAESDEMGKLPHKSAFALHAEAARNALADAGLRKDDVDAVFTAGLWMASEAAEYMGLRPRYVDGTQIGGCSFIAHVEHAMAAIAAGICEVALITHGESGASRVAMPGTRFGPDSVRLQFEAPFGLAGPPTGYALAAARHMHEFGTASEQLAEVAVATRKWAALNPRALMHDPLTVEDVLASRMISWPLHLLDCCLVTDAGGAVVVTSAERARDLAKRPVYVLGTGEASTHVMVSQMPDFARWDAARLSGERAFAMAGVAPADVDVAMLYDAFTIVPIMALEALGFCQPGEGGPFVAGQRTAPGGDFPMNTNGGGLSYTHTGMYGIFTLIEAVRQLRGECGARQVPDCRLAICHGLGGMFSAAATLVASTEV
- a CDS encoding NAD-dependent protein deacylase, whose protein sequence is MQPIADALDAAAECVSRARYVVALTGAGLSVESGIPPFRGPGGLWTRHGEPPMDGYQRFLRDPRAAWEERLSPSGPMRELWQALAEARPNPGHLALVELEELGVLKATITQNVDNLHGLAGSRRLLEIHGNATLVRCIECVARFRRDAIDFAELPPRCPHCGGILKSDTVSFGEPIPPDVLEGCFEEAERADCMIVAGTSATVYPAAQFPVSIHQRGGDLVEVNPYESEITQLCRHALHGAAGEVLPLLVERVRQRV
- a CDS encoding Zn-ribbon domain-containing OB-fold protein, which gives rise to MPQHAGPVPVPTPETRPYWEAARRHALELPRCCTCGHCFFYPRAACPRCLSGDLEWVRASGRGTLHTFTVVHRGLRDFPLGTPYVIAIVELAEGPRLMTNLVGVEPDPACLRIGMPVEVVFDDVSPEVALPRFRPAPA